In Nostoc edaphicum CCNP1411, the sequence ACTGGTCGAATTTACCTTTGATAAAGTAACCTCTCTGCCGGACAATCGGCTTATGGACTTCATTAACGATCGCTGTTTTGCCGATACCAGAGAAACCCACTACTAACATGATTTCTCTAGTACCACTACTAATGCGGTCAAAGGCTTGCAGTAGTGTAGCTACTTCGGTTTCACGACCATAAAGTTTTTCTGGAATGAGGAAGCGATCGCACACATCGCGTTGGGCAATTGGGAAACTTTCAATTCTACCCGTTTCCTTGAGTTGAGCCAAACAAATTTCTAAATCATATTTCAGCCCTAATGCACTCTGATAGCGGTCTTCAGCATTTTTCGCCATCAATTTCATTACAATGTCACAAAGAACTTCGGGAATCTCCTTTTCCCCCCTGCCCCCTGCCCCCTGCCTCCTGCCTCCTAATTTTTCTGGTTGTTTAGCAATGTGACAATGAATCAGTTCCATCGGATCATTAGACTGGAAGGGCAATTGACCCGTGAGTAATTCAAAAAAAGTCACTCCCAAGGAGTAAAAATCACTGCGATAGTCGATACCCCGATTCATTCGTCCAGTTTGTTCGGGAGAAAGATAAGCAAGAGTACCCTCCAAAACCTGAAGATTTTTAATTTCCTGGGTTTCTTTGGGCAGAAGAGAAGCGATGCTAAAGTCAATCAGCTTAACTTGTTTTGTCTCTGGATGAATGACGATATTGGCCGGCTTGATATCTTTGTGGATTACCCGGTGCTGATAGAGTCCATTGAGAATGTCAGCTAGACGAATAGCGATCGTCAGAAATTCACTTAATTTTAGTGGCTGTATCTTAGTATATTGCCCAAGTGAAATGCCTCCAAAATCTTGCATCACTAGTGCATAGCTATTGCGATAGGTTTCTAGACTGTAGGGTTGAACAACACCAGGTAAGTCAAGATTTTTGGTGATTGTATACTGATTGCGGAACTGCAATAGTTCACTAAAGGATGGGTAATCACGTTTCAGGTATTTGATGATCACAGGTCGCAGGTCTATATCTCGAATACCCCGATAGACAATAGTCTTAGAACTGAAGTAAAGTTGCTCAACAACTTGATATCCTTCGATTACAACTGTCCAATCTAGTTCTATTGTCATATATGCTGACCTCATTCCAACAATCTATTCTCAATGGCTATAATAATTAAGTATTCCCAATATTCAGTTTTTTGTAACATCATAATGTATTTATCTGGTCATTTTTTTTATGATGTTTTTTTGATTAAAATTAATTATCTATTATATTTTTTTAGTAATAGAGCTATTAAAATAAATAAGTAAAAATTACTACACGGATAAATTGTGATAAATTCATCAGTTTCTTAATTAAAATTAACTCATCCCACAGCTAGGAAAAAATCGCTTGTCTGACAACATGCTCTTGCGATCGCTAGTTTTCTGTAATTGCCGTGAGAAAATCGAAGTCAGTGGTTATTGCTACCCATGACCACTGACTAATGACTAATGACTAATGACTAATGACTAATGACTAATGACTAATGACTAATGACTAATGACTAATGAAGAACCCTGCTACTTTATAAGGATAAGCTCTGGAATATGAAAAGAGAGTTTGTTTTTCTTTCTAGTCACAATTGAGCGATATTTGATATTGGAGCTAATTTTGTTTTGGATTAATTGATGATTTATATATTCTCTCACCATCGGGGCTACAGAGAAAAGAGCAGCATTTTTATCTACTAAACAGCGTTCTTGCAAAGATTCTAAAGCATCTAGTAATTGTTGTGGTGATATGGCAGATGATATTTGCGATCGCAGTTCTGAAAATGAAGCTGGCTGATAATTACTTGCTAACCAGTTAATAATGAGATTTTCTGGATCTGATAGGTGGTTAAAATAGTCTTTTAAAAGCTGGCTAATCTCACCAAACACTAATATTCTTTGGTTCAAAAACTCCGAAATATTTCCATCAAATAACTTGTGAATTTTGCTAGAAACCATATTTAATAACAATGGATTACCTGCATAGCTCTCAGTGAGTTGATGCCAATCACTGCTTGAACCACAAAAAGCACCTTTTGCTTTAAATATTTCTTCTACTTCTATTACTTTTAAACCTTTTAATTGCAATGTTCTAACAGGTAATTTTTCTCCTGTCAGATGCCTAATCTCTCTCGGCGTTTCCTGAATTGTAAGCACTAAGCAGCTTTGATGAAACGTTTCTGCCACTCGCCTTATAAGTTCGCTATAACCATCATAACGTTGACGATAATATCCAATATTATATTTACCTGAAGCATCTGGTAAAATTGTCTCTAGATTATCTAATATCAATAAACAACGAGCGTTTTTTAAATAATGAATTAACTGCGAAATTCTGCCGTCTAAAGTTTTTGGTAAATTATTTTCCTGCCCTTCTGATAAAATTTGAATTAGATCAGCTAACATGTCTTTGACTGATGGAGCATTGCGAAGACTGCGCCAAATCACAAACTCAAACTTATCTTGAATTTGCTCTGCTAGCTTTACTGATAAGCTAGTTTTACCCATCCCATCCATACCAAACAAAGTCACTACTCGGCAGTGTTCTTTGAGAATCCAGTGTTTTAGGGTCGTTAGTTCTGCTGTGCGTCCTAAGAATGCAGAGATATCGGGTGCTTCGCCCCAATCAGTTAAATTTTGGATTGAATGCTGATTACTAATTACTTCATGAGTGCGAGGTAGTTGATAATCACTGGGTTCAAGTAATAAATTAAAAGCCCGGAAACAGGTGTTTAGAGTTTGCTTGTCAACTCCCACTTGGCAGTGAAATACCTTCATCAGTGTATCTGGATCTAAGCCGGTGCGATCGCTTAAATCTTCCAAAGTGTAACGTTTATCTAAGTTTTCCCAACTTTGTGCCTGACATTTCGCGGTTTGAAGTTTCTGAAATCCTTGAGGTGTCAAAATAACACCCCGTTTGCGCCTGCGTTGTAATGGATTCATTACTGTCTCTTCAGTTTTGTATATACATTCATAAACAGGACTTACGCAGACAACAGCCGAAACCCTAATTCTCAGATAGGGATAATTCCTGAATTACCCCAGAGCGCGTATAGTTTTGCGTAAGTCCTCATAAAGTAATAGTCAGTAGTTAGCGCCTATAATATGCCGCCAAAAATTTACTCCACTCAAGAGGGTGCTACAAAGATGAGATATGCTTTTCCTGAAATTAGGTATGTTAAATATTATGAATATTTTGATTAAAAATAGCTTTTTTGCAGAGCAACCAGAGAGAACGCGGAAGTTTTACTTAAGTTATCGGTAGATGAAATCCTTTCTGGTTAAAGCTTTGGGATATTGACGACCAAAAAAGTTTAAGTTTCGTTCTTAAGTTCCTTAACTTCGGTTGTTAGGGCAGGGTTACACGTGCAAAATACAAAAAGTTTTCCAATTCAAAAATCCAGTGAAAAATTTAAGTCGCATTTTTATAGTTCTCCTCACTTTTATTCTCTGGCTAGGTGGGCTGAGTCCGGCTTTCGCAGATGATAAAACAGTATTAGGTGTAACCAGCCTTTACAGTACTTCAGAGCAACAAGAACAAGGAGTTAAAGTCTATAAGGATATACTCCGATACGGAATTGCTACCCCTTTTTCTCTACCTCCAGATTTTCAGATTCCTGCTACTAAAGCAGAGTTTGATCAAAAAGTAGTACCAGGACTAATCAAAGTACTTGGAGATGGTTCAGTTACTAAAGCTTGGTTTGACTTTCAGGCTGGAGAAGCTCAAATTGCTACCAAAGAATTGTTTAGTATTGATGCTCCTTTGGGGCAGAAAATATATAGTGTAGTAGCTGGAAAGCCTTTACAACAATGTCCTCTAAAAATTCAAGATACTCAGATTGATTTCTTTCTAGATTCAGACAAAGCAGTTGAAAGAGCTAAAGAACTAGATGAGCAAGGTTACTTTATCTACGTTTCTCCTGTTAAGGAATTACGCAAGAAAGTTCTTGATGCTCTGTATGAGCAATATAGTGGAAGTAATAATCCATCTTGTTTCTTGGTTAACGGTACTACTCAGAAGATTACAGTTGATTTCCAAGATCCAGATATTTACCCTTTACTTCCTCCTCAATTGCAGTCGCCAGGGAAGAACAAACCACTCGTTTTCTTACCTAAGAGTGGAAGTGAGTTTTTATACGTTGTTAACGCGAGACAATTATCTAGCTAGTATTCCACCAGATTAATTTTGATAGGGCAGCACAGCTAGCTGTGCTGCCTTGCTGCGTAGTATCATCATCAATGGTTAAGAATAAGCGATCGCACTTTCTTTAATTTCCGGTGTGTACTCGCCTACCCCGAACGTCTCAAAGAGTTGCAGCTTGTTATCACACATTGCTTAACTTTTGGAAAGCCTTGCAAACAAGAAATGTTAGATTTAGTTATTTCTACTTACTTAGTTTTTGTAAGACAAGATACATTAAATGGTAGTTTAGTAGCAAAGGAACCAAAAAGCATGGCCGTTAGTAGCCCTGAAGTCATCCGTCATATATTGATTGGACTGGGATATTTAGCTCCTGAAATTGATCCTAAGCCGGATCTGACTAAATTTGCTCCCTGGAAGCGGAATAACAACTCCTTGACAGATGATCCTACTGAAGAGGCAATTAAAAAGTTTCAGAAACAGTACTCACAAAAACTTGTGGTTAATGGTAACGCTGATTCCGAAACTCGAACTGTAATGGAAGATACAGTCAAAGGGCTTCAGAATAGATTGAAGTTTCACGGTTTTGCAACCAATGCTGAAATTCCTCCAGACAGGCCTTTTTATGGGCCAGCGACTTATACAGCAGTCAGGAAATTTCAGAAATCTCAGGGTTTAACTGAAAATGGCATTGCTACTATTGAACAGCGTCAAATTCTACAGCAGCCTACTCTCACAAATAAGCCCCAACCTCAGCCCCAGACACAACTCAGACTGATAGATTTGTTGTTTCAATTCAAAAAGAATCCTCAAAATACTTCTTACATCGAAGCATTAAAGAACTTACAACAAAATCTACCCAAGGACGTTTTACACAAAGTTACTAACAAATGGAGGGGAACAAATGATCAAAATCCTGAGATTGTCAAGCTGACGAATCTATTCACTTATTATGATGACAACAATCAAAATCATCGTGATGCACTAAATCACTTACAAAGTCAGATTACTCCAGCCATCTCTCAAGCATTTTTAAGTCTCTGGAATAGGAAGTAAACAAATAGGATGTAAAGTAAAATTCTAGGTGCTGACTACAAACCCTCAAAACTAGCTTGACATCCGAAAATTAAAAACCAGGTTTCTGATCTCTGCTGAGTCGGAAACCTGGTTTTTTAACAATTCTGAATTCTGAGTTCTGAATTCTGAATTCTGGTTTAATACTCAATTCCCGGTTGCGCTTTCACACCTTGATCGCGGAAAGGGTGCTTAACTAGGGTCATTTCGGTTACTAAGTCAGCACACTCAATTAAAGCAGGTGGTGCGCCTCTACCTGTAAGAATAACGTGTTTATTAGCTGGTTTTTGTGCCAAACCTGCTAAAACGTCTTCTACTGGTAAGTAAGCCATTTTAAGGGCGATATTGATTTCGTCTAACAACACTAGATGAAAGTCTGGGTTGCGAATATATTCTAATGATTTCTCCCATGCGGCGCTAGCTTTGTCAAGATCGCGATCGCGGTCTTGAGTTTCCCAGGTAAAGCCTTCGCCCATTGCGTGAAATTCTATCTGGTCTTCCCAATAGCTAAAAACCCTTTTTTCGGAAGGTTCCCAGCTACCTTTGATAAATTGGATGATCGCTACTTTATACCCATGACCGAGCGATCGCAACACCATCCCCAAAGCCGCAGTAGTTTTACCCTTACCGTTACCAGTATTTACAATAATTAACCCTTTTTCTGGTACCGCTTCTGCTATGCGCTTGTCTTGCACTTCTTTGCGTCGCTGCATCTTTTTGCGGTACTGTTCATCAGTCAAAGATGAAGACATTACCTCATCAATCAAGCGCCCAATCTCTTGGTCTTGGTTCAATTCGGGTGGTGTATCGTTTTTCATCAAGCTAGTATGCAAATAACTGTTAAAAGTGTTGAGAAGTAAGCGAAATTATGCTTATAATTTTATTTTAGCTAAATCATATAAGTTGGATATCTCCACTAATATTTTATAGGAAAATATTGATCATGCCTTAGTATTTTTAAGATGATTTGCATACAAGTGTGTAAAACTATATGATATACAAACTGAACTTATAATTTGAGTTTAATATTACTGTTTTAAATATTTTAATATGTTAATTAAAGCACTTTGTCAAGAAAACTTTGTTATTTTCTCTTTTGATACAGTCATTAGTTAAACTACAAACTGAGGGCATTAGCTTAACTATCAGGGGTTACGATATCTGATATCGGTAGTTATAGATTTATGAATGCTTTGGTATGAAATTATCACCCAAACTTTTTTATGTCCCTCATTCTTCGTCTTCATCCAATTCATCATCCTCACTCCAATACTGTTGAGGTGCATTTCCGTGAACTTCTAAAATCTTTGGTTTTTTGATTTTGTTGTCAGGTGGATTAATTGCTTCTAACTGCACATCAAATTTCCAGTTGTCGCCAAAATCATAAAGATAGGTCATTTTACCACCTGGTTCGAGAGATAAATCACCAATCTGCACTTGGTCTGCAAATGGGGGTGTTTCCATATAGGCATGACCAATTTTTATTATGCGACCAAAACGGTCTTTATAACTAAACTCGTACAGGTGATCGTAGTCAAAGTCAAAAGCATCGAGAATTATCTCTGCTAGCCAGCTTAATGGTTTTTTTGCTGGGATGGCAATGCGTCGCCAAGCCTTAAAAAGAGATACTTTGAAAATATAAATCCCATCGGTGAAGCCTTGTTTTGGAACAATTAAATTATGCTCCCATTCTGGAAAAAATGGTTGTAAATGTGACTGTAATTTTCCAAAATTCACATTTACATCATCCTGTAATTCTCCTCGTATACCTAGCGGAAATAGTAATTGCAACAGAGCATCACCAAAAGGCAAACGTTGTAAACTAGTAATACGCCATCCCTTGCCTTCTTGTGGTTTCCCATGTTTGATAGATAACAATCCAAACAACTCTAACAGAGCAACATTATGCAGACCTGGGTAATAACTAATATTGTGTTGGTCTTCATATTTAGAAAATTTTAAACCTTTATCTGGGACGCGAGGCCAAAGTTGAATACATCTAAATAAATTCCCTAATGAATCTTGATGTTCACCCAAAACTTCGTTATTTCCCCAAATCAACCAGGCTTCTAATAAGTTGAAATAGCGTTCTGTTGGATTCAGGCTTGACCAGGATTGTAAAGTTGCTGCGTCTAAAACTAAAAACTGCTTCTTCCCTTGGGATCTAATTTGGGCTATTCCAGAACTGCGTAGTAGCAGATATAGTCCATTAATGTAGGGGTATGATTTTTGTACGGGGCGTTTGAGTTTAATTTCAATTGGGTGACTTAACCGAGAGTTAACTTCTGATAGTACTTTTAGCGGTAGAAGGTTATTAACACTACTAACTTCTACTCCATTTGGTTCTAAGAAATCTATCAGAGTTTGAAAGTCATGCAGAATTGTACTGGGTTGATTTTCATCAATACTGAGTTCTTGTAGGAGTTGTTGTTGTGACTCTGTTATAGAAGGCAGTTCAGGATTGAGTGTGCGTTCTAGTCGCGCAAATAAATCTTCCATAAATAAAAATTCTAAATTCTAAATTCACAATTTAACCTTCTGTGTAACCTGTTTTATTTATACTAAGACTACAGAAGTTCTCCTGATAAACATTGACAAACCAAGTATCACAACAGGACTATCAATACCGTAAGTTTAATGAAATGTGAATGATAATATTTTCACCTTCTACTTGACAATCCCAGGAATTTGATATGAATAGTAACACTCGCCTACAGATGATTTTAGCTGATACACGTATTAATACAGTATTACCTGCGATCGCTCAACTAAATCTACCCAACTGGTGGTTAGCAGGTGGTGCAGTCCGAAACACCGTTTGGTCTTCAATTTTTGGCAATGACTGTGGGTTGGGGATTAAAGATTTTGATATTGCCTTCTTTGATATAGAGGGGAACCGTTCTCAAGAACTAGCAGCAAAAGCGACTCTCACAGAACAATTTCCTGATGACGAGTTTGATGTCAAAAATCAAGCCAGTTTTGCTCGTTGGCGTCTTGGTAGCAGACCCTACACTAGTACAGAGGATGGCATTACAGATTGGCTACACACCGCTACATCTGTGGGAGTTCGACTAGATACCCAAGGTCAATGGCAATTTTTCACACCTTACGGGTTGGATGACTTATTTGGTGGCATTATTCGACCTACGCCAACGCATACTCATAACTTAGATGCCCACAATAAGGCCTCTGGATTTTTGCAAAAGTGTCCTTATCTGCGGTTGGCGTAAAAGTTACAGTCGGCTTATAGCCACTAGTTTTTGTCACAAGGAAATAATCGCTTTTTAATTTATAACCCTTGGATACAGAAGCGCAATGTTAATAATTTTCTACGTATTGGGAATAATTAAACTAGAACCCTGAACGGGGTTGATGCTAATTTTGTAACTTTATAGTCGAAAATCAATGCCAAATCGTACTGGATACCAAATCAACTCGACTCTCCACGAAGGAATCCAAACAATTATTTATCAAGCACAAACGCCAAAGACGCAACAGCGAGTTATCCTCAAGCTGCTTAAAAATGAATATCCGACTCTTGAAGCCTTTACTCGTATTAAAAATGAATATCAAATTCAGCAAGGTTTAGACCATCCCAATATAGTTAAAGCTATCAGTCTAGAAACCTTTGAAAATCGTGTGGGTCTGTTGTTGGAAGATTTTGGTGGTCAGTCTTTAGCTCAAATACTACAAATAGAAAAACTTGATCTACTTAAGCATTTAAACATTGCTATTCAACTGACTAAAGCCTTAGATTATTTGCATAAACATCAGATTATTCATAAAGATATTAAACCCAGTAACATCATAATTAACTCCCATACAGGTATTGTTAAACTCACTGACTTTGGTATAGCCTCCCGTCTCAATAAAGAAAATCCCCAATTTAATAACCCTAACTGCGTTGAAGGCACACTTGCCTATATGTCTCCTGAACAAACTGGGAGAATGAATCGCATTCTTGATTATCGCACTGACTTTTATTCCCTTGGTGTGACTTTATATGAAATGTTAACTGATAAAACACCATTTTTTAGCCAAGACCCCCTAGAAGTAGTTTATAGTCACATTGCAGTTCAAGCGATAAACCCCCAATCATTAAATTCACAAATTCCTACCGCCGTCTCTGAAATTGTGATGAAGCTGATGGCAAAAAATGCGGAAGACAGATATCAAAGTGCTACAGGATTATTAGCAGATTTAGAATCATGTCTCAACCAGTTAGAAAGCAAGGGAATAATTACTGATTTTGTTCCAGGGCGTTTAGATATCTTGAGTCAGTTATTAATCCCTCAAAAATTATATGGTCGTGAAGAACAAGTTAATGAACTGCTAGCTGCATTTGAGCGCGTTGCTAACCCCCCTGAATCCCCCCTTAGCAAGGGGGGACTAAGGGGGGTAGAAATGATGCTAGTTTCTGGTTATTCTGGTATTGGCAAATCAGTTCTAGTGAATGAGGTTAATAAACCCATTACTCGCAGACAAGGGTACTTTATTTCTGGTAAATTTGACCAATTAAAGCGAAATATACCTTATGCTTCTTTAATTCAAGCTTTTGCTTATTTGATGCGGTATTTGCTGACAGAAAATAATGAGCAAATAGAAATATGGCGGAATAAAATACTATCAGCTTTAGGAACAAATGGAAAAGTTATTACTGACGTAATTCCAGAAGTAGAATTAATCATTGGTACACAGCCAGAAGTTGCCGAAATTGGGGCAACAGAATCACAAAATCGCTTCAATCATGTTTTTAAAGAATTTATCCAAGTTTTTACCCAAAAAGAACATCCCTTAGTCATATTTTTAGATGATTTGCAATGGGCAGATTCAGCTACATTAAATTTAATCCAACTGCTTATAACTGATACAGACAGCAAATATTTTCTATTTATCGGAGCATATAGAGATAATGAAGTTAATTCGGCACATCCTTTAATTCAAAAAATAGAAGAAATTAAAAATAGTGGCACGGTAGTTAATAATCTTGTATTACAACCTTTAAATTTAGAAAATGTAACTAAGCTAGTTGCCGAAACTCTCCAAGAAGGAGAAGCTAAACAGGATGAGGAAATTAGAGTATTTAGTAATAAAATTATTCAATTAGCCGAATTAATTTGTAATAAGACAGGTGGAAACCCATTTTTTATAACACAACTAATTCAGGCACTTTATCAAGAAAATTTACTAAAGTTTGACTTTGCTAATGCTAGATGGCAGTGGAGTCTAGAGGATATACAAGCAATTGGAATTACCGATAAAAATGTAGTTGAGTTAGTTGCCAGTAGAGTTGAAAAACTACCAACCCTCACCCAAGATGTTTTAAAATTAGCAGCTTGTGTGGGCGATAGATTTAGTCTGGATGTTTTATCGATAGTCAATGAAAAATCACCTTCTTTGACGGCTAATGATTTACACTCGGCTTTGCAAGCGGGATTAATTCTACCTTTAAGTGAAGCTTACCGTATTCCTTTAGTTTTTAATCAAGAAGAAGCGGTTAATTTCAATTTCGACACTTCACGGGTAGGTTATAAGTTCTTACATGACAGAGTGCAGCAAGCAGCATATTCATTGATTCCAGAAGAACTGAAAAAATCTACTCACCTGAAAATTGGGCAATTGCTGCTCCAAAATATACCTAAAGAGGAAATAGAAGCTAATATTTTTGATATCGTCAATCAGTTGAATGTAGGTATTCTTAACCTGATAGAGCAATCTGAAAAAACTGAATTGGCACGATTAAATTTAATTGCAGGACGAAAAGCTAAAGCTTCTACAGCTTACGAAGCGGCTCTTAAATACTTCACAAATGGGATAAAACTTTTAAATATAGACGCTTGGGAAACTGAATATACCTTAACTATCGGTTTATATGAAGGAGCCGCAGAGGTAGCTTATCTTGGCGGTGATTTTGAGCAGATGCAACAATGGGCTGAGGTGGTGCAGCAAGAAGCCAAAGTCCTTCTAGATAAAGTGAAAGTCTATGAAGTACAGATTATCGCTTCTATCATTCAAAGCAAGCAACTGGAAGCCATTCAGATAGCTGTATCAATTCTGCAATTGTTAGGAACAAGTTTTCCAGACGAGCCGACATCAACTGATATTCAGCAGGGGATGGATGAAATCGCGGCTTCTTTGAAAGGTAAAGCCATTGCAGATTTAATTAACTTACCATTAATGACTGATCCTAACAAGATTGCAGCTATGAGAATCTTAATGGGAGTTCTCCCGGCGGCTTTTCAAACTGCTCCTGCAATGATGCCAATTATTGTCTGTAAAATGGTCAATTTGTCCTTAATTTATGGGAATACTGCTGTATCTGCTTATGGTTATAGTCTTTATGGATTAATTCTTTGTGGAATTCAAGGAGAAATTGATTCTGGCTATGAATTTGGAAAATTAGCTTCACGTCTAGTATCACAATTTAATGCTGAAGAACTCAAGGCTAAAATTCTGACGGTTGTTAGCGCTCATGTTATGCATTGGAAAGAACATGTTCGTGAGACATTAACATCATCAATGTCAGGATATTCTAGTGGTCTGGAAACTGGAGATTTAGAATATGCTGGTTATTGTGGTTACATTTATCCCTATCATTCATTTTGGTTAGGTAAAGAACTTTGGGTTCTAGAAAAAGAACTAATAGCTTATTGTGATTCTCTGAAAAGAATTAAGCAACAAGTAGCTTTTACTTGGAACTCAGTATATTTGCAAACAGTTCTGAACTTGAAAGGAAATTTTGAAAATGTGGACTGTTTAATTGGAGAAGCCTACGACGAGCAAAGTATGCTGCCAATTCATCAGCAAGTAAATGATCTTTACACAATTAACCATTTATTTGTTAATAAGATGATGCTCTCTTACATATTTGGGGAGTATTTTAAAGCTGTAGAAAATGCTGCGATCGCAGAAAATTCTTTAGGTGGTGTTACAGGGTTATTTGTTGTTCCACTGTTTTATTTTTACGATTCTTTAGCCCACTTGGCAATATATCATACTGCTAAAGAGTCTGAGAAGCAAGCTATTCTAGAAAAAGTCCGAGCTAATCAGCAAAAGATGGAACTCTGGGCTACTCATGCTCCCACGAATCACTTACACAGATTTTACCTCGTGGAGGCAGAACGGTATCAGATTTTAGGTCAAAAACTGGAAGCAATGGACTACTATGAACACTCTATTGCCAAATCTCAAGAAAACGGTTTTCTCCAAGAAGAAGCTTTAGCTTATGAGTTAGCTGGAAAGTTTTATAAATCTCTAGGTAAAGAATTAATTCATCAAACGTATATAACTAAAGCCTATTATGCCTATATTCGTTGGGGTGCGATCGCTAAAGTTAAACACTTAGAATCAAAATATACTTTCCTCGTAGGGCAAACTACTACTCTAGAAAATACTACTGCAAAAATAGATACAATTCATCTTACCACTAGCACCACTACTAATAGTAGCTTGAGCGATTTTTTAGACTTTAATGCATTCATCAAATTTTCACAAGCGATTACTAACGAAATTGTTTTAGAAAATTTATTAAGCAAGCTGATCAAAATTTTACTAGAAAATGCTGCCGCGCAAAAAGCAGTACTACTCCTAATTAAAGACAATCATCTGTATATCGAAGCTTCTGGAAATGCTACTGATAATGTGGTGACAGTTTTACGCTCTATTCCTGTTGAAAGCTATCAAGATTTACCGTTATCTGTAATTAATTATGTTTTCCGAACTCAGCAATATCTTGTATTAAATGATGCTATCCTTGCAGAACCTTTTAACCTTGATATCTATATTCAGAAATTGCAAATAAAATCAATCTTTTGTTTGCCAATTATGTACCAATCACAGCTTACTGGGATTATTTATTTAGAAAACCAGTTATCATCAGGAGCTTTTGTTCCAGAAAGGGTAGAAGTATTAAAAGTCTTAGTTTCTCAAATGGCTATTGCTATAGAAAATGCCAGCTTATACACAAGAGCACAAGAAAAATCTAGGGAATTAGAACAGTCAATCAAAGATTTACAAGAGGCACAACTACAAATTATCCAAAGTGAAAAAATGTCTTCTCTGGGAAATTTAGTTGCAGGTGTCGCACACGAAATCAACAACCCCATTGGTTTTATTACAGGTAGTATTGCTCAAGCAAAAGATATTGTTAAAGATTTAATCGACTATCTGCAATTATACCGAGAAAAATTCCCAAATCCTGGCGCTGAAATTGAAGAAAAAGCCGAAGAAATAGATATAGATTTTCTACTAAAAGATTTACCAAAAATGATTGATGGTATGACAGTAGGGACACAGCGCATTCGGAATATTAGTACATCTCTCCGTACTTTTTCTCGTGCTGATACTACATCTAAAGTATTAGCGAATATCCATGAAGGTATTGATAGTACTTTAATGATTTTACAGCATCGTCTGAAAGCTGATCATAATCGTCCCGCCATTCAAATAATTAAAAATTATGCATATATTCC encodes:
- a CDS encoding trifunctional serine/threonine-protein kinase/ATP-binding protein/sensor histidine kinase; the encoded protein is MPNRTGYQINSTLHEGIQTIIYQAQTPKTQQRVILKLLKNEYPTLEAFTRIKNEYQIQQGLDHPNIVKAISLETFENRVGLLLEDFGGQSLAQILQIEKLDLLKHLNIAIQLTKALDYLHKHQIIHKDIKPSNIIINSHTGIVKLTDFGIASRLNKENPQFNNPNCVEGTLAYMSPEQTGRMNRILDYRTDFYSLGVTLYEMLTDKTPFFSQDPLEVVYSHIAVQAINPQSLNSQIPTAVSEIVMKLMAKNAEDRYQSATGLLADLESCLNQLESKGIITDFVPGRLDILSQLLIPQKLYGREEQVNELLAAFERVANPPESPLSKGGLRGVEMMLVSGYSGIGKSVLVNEVNKPITRRQGYFISGKFDQLKRNIPYASLIQAFAYLMRYLLTENNEQIEIWRNKILSALGTNGKVITDVIPEVELIIGTQPEVAEIGATESQNRFNHVFKEFIQVFTQKEHPLVIFLDDLQWADSATLNLIQLLITDTDSKYFLFIGAYRDNEVNSAHPLIQKIEEIKNSGTVVNNLVLQPLNLENVTKLVAETLQEGEAKQDEEIRVFSNKIIQLAELICNKTGGNPFFITQLIQALYQENLLKFDFANARWQWSLEDIQAIGITDKNVVELVASRVEKLPTLTQDVLKLAACVGDRFSLDVLSIVNEKSPSLTANDLHSALQAGLILPLSEAYRIPLVFNQEEAVNFNFDTSRVGYKFLHDRVQQAAYSLIPEELKKSTHLKIGQLLLQNIPKEEIEANIFDIVNQLNVGILNLIEQSEKTELARLNLIAGRKAKASTAYEAALKYFTNGIKLLNIDAWETEYTLTIGLYEGAAEVAYLGGDFEQMQQWAEVVQQEAKVLLDKVKVYEVQIIASIIQSKQLEAIQIAVSILQLLGTSFPDEPTSTDIQQGMDEIAASLKGKAIADLINLPLMTDPNKIAAMRILMGVLPAAFQTAPAMMPIIVCKMVNLSLIYGNTAVSAYGYSLYGLILCGIQGEIDSGYEFGKLASRLVSQFNAEELKAKILTVVSAHVMHWKEHVRETLTSSMSGYSSGLETGDLEYAGYCGYIYPYHSFWLGKELWVLEKELIAYCDSLKRIKQQVAFTWNSVYLQTVLNLKGNFENVDCLIGEAYDEQSMLPIHQQVNDLYTINHLFVNKMMLSYIFGEYFKAVENAAIAENSLGGVTGLFVVPLFYFYDSLAHLAIYHTAKESEKQAILEKVRANQQKMELWATHAPTNHLHRFYLVEAERYQILGQKLEAMDYYEHSIAKSQENGFLQEEALAYELAGKFYKSLGKELIHQTYITKAYYAYIRWGAIAKVKHLESKYTFLVGQTTTLENTTAKIDTIHLTTSTTTNSSLSDFLDFNAFIKFSQAITNEIVLENLLSKLIKILLENAAAQKAVLLLIKDNHLYIEASGNATDNVVTVLRSIPVESYQDLPLSVINYVFRTQQYLVLNDAILAEPFNLDIYIQKLQIKSIFCLPIMYQSQLTGIIYLENQLSSGAFVPERVEVLKVLVSQMAIAIENASLYTRAQEKSRELEQSIKDLQEAQLQIIQSEKMSSLGNLVAGVAHEINNPIGFITGSIAQAKDIVKDLIDYLQLYREKFPNPGAEIEEKAEEIDIDFLLKDLPKMIDGMTVGTQRIRNISTSLRTFSRADTTSKVLANIHEGIDSTLMILQHRLKADHNRPAIQIIKNYAYIPSVKCYLGQLNQVFMNIIANAVDALEEANIGRSFLEIQETHPNVITIETYLQVDNENVVINIKDNAKGMTEEVKKSIFENLFTTKSVGKGTGLGLSISRQIIVENHGGSLTCESVLGEGTQFIISIPILGE